One Delphinus delphis chromosome 3, mDelDel1.2, whole genome shotgun sequence genomic region harbors:
- the TLE2 gene encoding transducin-like enhancer protein 2 isoform X1: MYPQGRHPTPLQSGQPFKFSILEICDRIKEEFQFLQAQYHSLKLECEKLASEKTEMQRHYVMYYEMSYGLNIEMHKQAEIVKRLSGICAQIIPFLTQEHQQQVLQAVERAKQVTVGELNSLIGQQQLQPLSHHAPPVPLTPRPAGLVGGSATGLLALSGALAAQAQLAAVAKEDRTGVEAEGSRVERAPSRSASPSPPESVAEEERPSGPGGNGKQRAEEKDLSGPYESDEDKSDYNLVVDEDQPSEPPSPATTPCGKAPICIPARRDLVDSPASLASSLGSPLPRTKELVLNDLPAGTPASKSSDSSPPQDASTPGPSSASHLRQLAAKPAPSTDSIALRSPLTLSSPFTTSFSLGSHSALNGDLSVPSSYVSLHLSPQVSGSVMYGRSPMMAFESHPHLRGSSISSSLPTIPGGKPAYSFHVSADGQMQPVPFPSDALVGAGIPRHARQLHTLAHGEVVCAVTISGTTQHVYTGGKGCVKVWDVGQPGAKTPVAQLDCLNRDNYIRSCKLLPDGRSLIVGGEASTLSIWDLAAPTPRIKAELTSSAPACYALAVSPDAKVCFSCCSDGNIVVWDLQNQTMVRQFQGHTDGASCIDISDYGTRLWTGGLDNTVRCWDLREGRQLQQHDFSSQIFSLGHCPNQDWLAVGMESSNVEILHVRKPEKYQLHLHESCVLSLKFASCGRWFVSTGKDNLLNAWRTPYGASIFQSKESSSVLSCDISGNNKYIVTGSGDKKATVYEVVY, from the exons ATGTACCCCCAGGGAAGGCACCCG ACCCCGCTTCAGTCCGGCCAGCCCTTCAAGTTCTCAATCTTGGAGATCTGCGACCGCATCAAAGAAGAATTCCAGTTTCTTCAGGCTCAGTACCACAG CCTCAAGCTGGAGTGTGAGAAGTTGGccagtgagaagacagaaatgcAGCGACATTATGTCATG TACTATGAAATGTCCTACGGGCTCAACATTGAAATGCATAAGCAG GCTGAGATTGTGAAGCGCCTCAGTGGTATCTGTGCTCAGATTATCCCCTTCCTGACGCAGGAG caccaACAGCAGGTCCTGCAGGCCGTGGAGCGGGCCAAGCAGGTGACCGTGGGGGAGCTGAACAGCCTCATCGGC cagcagcagctccagcCACTGTCGCACCACGCCCCCCCTGTGCCCCTCACCCCTCGCCCGGCTGGGCTGGTGGGCGGCAGTGCTACGGGGCTGCTGGCCCTGTCGGGAGCCCTGGCCGCCCAGGCTCAGCTGGCCGCGGTTGCCAAGGAGGACCGGACAGGCGTGGAGGCCGAGGGGTCCAGAG TGGAGAGAGCCCCGAGCAGG AGTGCATCCCCCTCACCCCCAGAGAGTGTGGCGGAAGAGGAGCGACCCAGCGGCCCGGGTGGCAATGGGAAGCAGAGAGCGGAGGAGAAGGATCTGTCGGGACCTTAT GAGAGTGATGAGGACAAGAGCGATTACAACCTGGTGGTGGACGAG GACCAACCCTCCGAGCCCCCCAGCCCAGCAACCACCCCATGTGGAAAGGCACCCATCTGCATCCCTGCCCGTCGGGACCTGGTGGACAGTCCAGCCTCCTTGGCCTCCAGCCTTGGCTCACCGCTCCCCAGAACCAAGGAGCTCGTCTTG AACGATCTTCCTGCCGGCACCCCTGCCTCCAAGTCCTCAGACTCCTCCCCGCCCCAGGACGCGTCCACCCCTGGGCCCAGCTCCGCCAGTCACCTCCGCCAGCTCGCGGCCAAGCCAGCACCTTCCACGGACAGTATTG CCCTGAGGAGTCCCCTGACCCTTTCCAGTCCCTTCACCACATCCTTCAGCCTGGGCTCCCACAGCGCCCTTAATGGGGACCTCTCTGTGCCCAGCTCCTACGTCAGCCTCCACCTGTCCCCCCAGGTCAGCGGCTCTGTGATGTATGGACGCTCCCCCATG ATGGCATTTGAGTCTCATCCACATCTCCGAGGGTCGTCCATCtcttcctccctgcccaccaTCCCCGGGGGAAAGCC GGCGTACTCCTTCCATGTGTCTGCGGACGGGCAGATGCAGCCGGTGCCCTTCCCTTCTGACGCGCTGGTGGGCGCCGGCATCCCGCGGCACGCGCGGCAGCTGCACACGCTGGCGCACGGCGAGGTGGTCTGCGCGGTCACCATCAGCGGCACCACgcagcatgtgtacacgggcggCAAGGGCTGTGTGAAGGTGTGGGACGTGGGCCAGCCGGGCGCCAAGACGCCAGTGGCTCAGCTGGACTGCCTG aaCCGGGACAACTACATTCGTTCCTGCAAGCTGCTGCCGGACGGCCGGAGTCTGATAGTGGGTGGTGAGGCCAGCACCTTGTCCATCTGGGACCTGGCGGCCCCCACCCCTCGCATCAAGGCGGAGCTGACCTCCTCGGCGCCCGCCTGCTACGCCCTGGCCGTCAGCCCCGACGCCAAGGTCTGCTTTTCCTGCTGCAGCGACGGCAACATCGTGGTCTGGGACCTGCAGAACCAGACCATGGTCAG GCAATTCCAGGGCCACACGGATGGGGCCAGCTGCATCGACATTTCTGATTACGGCACTCGGCTCTGGACAGGGGGCCTGGACAACACCGTGCGCTGCTGGGACCTGCGGGAGGGCCGCCAGCTGCAGCAGCATGACTTCAGCTCCCAG ATTTTttccctgggccactgccccaACCAGGACTGGCTGGCGGTTGGCATGGAGAGCAGCAACGTGGAGATCCTGCACGTCCGAAAGCCCGAGAAATACCAGCTGCATCTTCACGAGAGCTGTGTGCTCTCCCTCAAATTTGCCTCCTGTG GGCGGTGGTTCGTGAGCACCGGCAAAGACAACCTGCTCAATGCCTGGAGGACGCCGTACGGAGCCAGCATCTTCCAG TCCAAGGAGTCATCCTCCGTGCTGAGCTGTGACATCTCCGGGAATAACAAATACATCGTGACAGGCTCTGGGGACAAGAAGGCCACCGTGTATGAGGTGGTCTACTGA
- the TLE2 gene encoding transducin-like enhancer protein 2 isoform X3: protein MYPQGRHPTPLQSGQPFKFSILEICDRIKEEFQFLQAQYHSLKLECEKLASEKTEMQRHYVMYYEMSYGLNIEMHKQAEIVKRLSGICAQIIPFLTQEERERGRERNYKEQARKGTSLAVQWLGLHAPMAGGTGSIPGQGTKIPTPKKKKHQQQVLQAVERAKQVTVGELNSLIGQQQLQPLSHHAPPVPLTPRPAGLVGGSATGLLALSGALAAQAQLAAVAKEDRTGVEAEGSRVERAPSRSASPSPPESVAEEERPSGPGGNGKQRAEEKDLSGPYESDEDKSDYNLVVDEDQPSEPPSPATTPCGKAPICIPARRDLVDSPASLASSLGSPLPRTKELVLNDLPAGTPASKSSDSSPPQDASTPGPSSASHLRQLAAKPAPSTDSIALRSPLTLSSPFTTSFSLGSHSALNGDLSVPSSYVSLHLSPQVSGSVMYGRSPMMAFESHPHLRGSSISSSLPTIPGGKPAYSFHVSADGQMQPVPFPSDALVGAGIPRHARQLHTLAHGEVVCAVTISGTTQHVYTGGKGCVKVWDVGQPGAKTPVAQLDCLNRDNYIRSCKLLPDGRSLIVGGEASTLSIWDLAAPTPRIKAELTSSAPACYALAVSPDAKVCFSCCSDGNIVVWDLQNQTMVRQFQGHTDGASCIDISDYGTRLWTGGLDNTVRCWDLREGRQLQQHDFSSQIFSLGHCPNQDWLAVGMESSNVEILHVRKPEKYQLHLHESCVLSLKFASCGRWFVSTGKDNLLNAWRTPYGASIFQSKESSSVLSCDISGNNKYIVTGSGDKKATVYEVVY from the exons ATGTACCCCCAGGGAAGGCACCCG ACCCCGCTTCAGTCCGGCCAGCCCTTCAAGTTCTCAATCTTGGAGATCTGCGACCGCATCAAAGAAGAATTCCAGTTTCTTCAGGCTCAGTACCACAG CCTCAAGCTGGAGTGTGAGAAGTTGGccagtgagaagacagaaatgcAGCGACATTATGTCATG TACTATGAAATGTCCTACGGGCTCAACATTGAAATGCATAAGCAG GCTGAGATTGTGAAGCGCCTCAGTGGTATCTGTGCTCAGATTATCCCCTTCCTGACGCAGGAG gaaagggagagagggagagaaagaaactaCAAAGAGCAAGCgagaaaagggacttccctggcggtccagtggttaggactccacgctcccatggcagggggcacgggttcgatccctggtcagggaactaagatcccgacgccaaaaaaaaaaa agcaccaACAGCAGGTCCTGCAGGCCGTGGAGCGGGCCAAGCAGGTGACCGTGGGGGAGCTGAACAGCCTCATCGGC cagcagcagctccagcCACTGTCGCACCACGCCCCCCCTGTGCCCCTCACCCCTCGCCCGGCTGGGCTGGTGGGCGGCAGTGCTACGGGGCTGCTGGCCCTGTCGGGAGCCCTGGCCGCCCAGGCTCAGCTGGCCGCGGTTGCCAAGGAGGACCGGACAGGCGTGGAGGCCGAGGGGTCCAGAG TGGAGAGAGCCCCGAGCAGG AGTGCATCCCCCTCACCCCCAGAGAGTGTGGCGGAAGAGGAGCGACCCAGCGGCCCGGGTGGCAATGGGAAGCAGAGAGCGGAGGAGAAGGATCTGTCGGGACCTTAT GAGAGTGATGAGGACAAGAGCGATTACAACCTGGTGGTGGACGAG GACCAACCCTCCGAGCCCCCCAGCCCAGCAACCACCCCATGTGGAAAGGCACCCATCTGCATCCCTGCCCGTCGGGACCTGGTGGACAGTCCAGCCTCCTTGGCCTCCAGCCTTGGCTCACCGCTCCCCAGAACCAAGGAGCTCGTCTTG AACGATCTTCCTGCCGGCACCCCTGCCTCCAAGTCCTCAGACTCCTCCCCGCCCCAGGACGCGTCCACCCCTGGGCCCAGCTCCGCCAGTCACCTCCGCCAGCTCGCGGCCAAGCCAGCACCTTCCACGGACAGTATTG CCCTGAGGAGTCCCCTGACCCTTTCCAGTCCCTTCACCACATCCTTCAGCCTGGGCTCCCACAGCGCCCTTAATGGGGACCTCTCTGTGCCCAGCTCCTACGTCAGCCTCCACCTGTCCCCCCAGGTCAGCGGCTCTGTGATGTATGGACGCTCCCCCATG ATGGCATTTGAGTCTCATCCACATCTCCGAGGGTCGTCCATCtcttcctccctgcccaccaTCCCCGGGGGAAAGCC GGCGTACTCCTTCCATGTGTCTGCGGACGGGCAGATGCAGCCGGTGCCCTTCCCTTCTGACGCGCTGGTGGGCGCCGGCATCCCGCGGCACGCGCGGCAGCTGCACACGCTGGCGCACGGCGAGGTGGTCTGCGCGGTCACCATCAGCGGCACCACgcagcatgtgtacacgggcggCAAGGGCTGTGTGAAGGTGTGGGACGTGGGCCAGCCGGGCGCCAAGACGCCAGTGGCTCAGCTGGACTGCCTG aaCCGGGACAACTACATTCGTTCCTGCAAGCTGCTGCCGGACGGCCGGAGTCTGATAGTGGGTGGTGAGGCCAGCACCTTGTCCATCTGGGACCTGGCGGCCCCCACCCCTCGCATCAAGGCGGAGCTGACCTCCTCGGCGCCCGCCTGCTACGCCCTGGCCGTCAGCCCCGACGCCAAGGTCTGCTTTTCCTGCTGCAGCGACGGCAACATCGTGGTCTGGGACCTGCAGAACCAGACCATGGTCAG GCAATTCCAGGGCCACACGGATGGGGCCAGCTGCATCGACATTTCTGATTACGGCACTCGGCTCTGGACAGGGGGCCTGGACAACACCGTGCGCTGCTGGGACCTGCGGGAGGGCCGCCAGCTGCAGCAGCATGACTTCAGCTCCCAG ATTTTttccctgggccactgccccaACCAGGACTGGCTGGCGGTTGGCATGGAGAGCAGCAACGTGGAGATCCTGCACGTCCGAAAGCCCGAGAAATACCAGCTGCATCTTCACGAGAGCTGTGTGCTCTCCCTCAAATTTGCCTCCTGTG GGCGGTGGTTCGTGAGCACCGGCAAAGACAACCTGCTCAATGCCTGGAGGACGCCGTACGGAGCCAGCATCTTCCAG TCCAAGGAGTCATCCTCCGTGCTGAGCTGTGACATCTCCGGGAATAACAAATACATCGTGACAGGCTCTGGGGACAAGAAGGCCACCGTGTATGAGGTGGTCTACTGA
- the TLE6 gene encoding transducin-like enhancer protein 6, with protein sequence MAHPEAGYYQNALDQLKQHFPRFPTHLTTQMDSAYYLFQEIRQGLQEHHKQAENFLQIVETCSQSLGFQLGEHQGNQEFPSEQPNRDPQCPEAKTPQPSGLQGPDFEDIMATRSSDWLQQTPGVDTVHQLDTWPSWDSEPRFWQDVLTEQLWQIFTGTQEHPRRRTTEQAPRQESQEPAPRYLGVKLLPKDTLVLSPATPSPSSSEGSRKGSTGLGTVGEGVFSHMAQELPVKTYQFLKPICWDPEDFENTWNRPDALPWQSKKLAVPHRVEKIRRLEHGEPVLATAVSSFTRHAFTCGRGGVKVWSLVGQVVEARFPESYLRVQTQGAYLRTCLLFSNSTALLTGGHNLTSVSLWDLTAPSLYVRAELPCAGLTCQALAASPEDNLAFAGFTDGSVRIWDLRNQSVVRDLPGHLNGAKSIAVKDQHIWTGGLDACLRCWDLRTTGEPQEYQFESQIMSLSPSPWEDWVLVGTANGQQWLQPSLGGQKHMVGCKDGTILGLKFSPLGQWWVSVGTDNLVSVFSMPMGTTVVQVPETSSIMCCDVSPSNHLIVTGSRDHASVYQITY encoded by the exons GCAGAAAACTTCCTACAGATAGTGGAGACCTGCAGCCAATCCCTGGGCTTCCAGCTGGGGGAG CACCAGGGAAACCAAGAGTTCCCCAGTGAGCAGCCCAACCGGGACCCCCAGTGCCCAGAGGCCAAGACCCCACAGCCCTCCGGTCTCCAGGGGCCAGACTTCGAAGACATCATGGCCACGAGGTCATCCGACTGGCTCCAGCAGACCCCCGGAGTGGACACAGTCCACCAGCTAGACACGTGGCCATCCTGGGACTCGGAGCCCCGGTTTTGGCAGGATGTTCTGACAGAGCAGCTCTGGCAGATTTTTACTGGGACCCAGGAGCACCCAAGACGCAGGA CGACAGAGCAGGCGCCACGCCAG GAAAGCCAGGAGCCAGCACCACGATACTTGGGAGTGAAACTGCTCCCCAAGGACACTTTGG TTCTCAGCCCAGCTAcgccctcccccagctcctctgAGGGCTCCCGAAAGGGAAGCACAGGACTGGGCACTGTAGGAGAGGGGGTGTTCTCCCACATGGCCCAG GAGCTTCCTGTAAAAACCTATCAATTTCTGAAGCCCAT ATGCTGGGACCCTGAGGACTTTGAAAACACGTGGAATAGGCCTGATGCTTTGCCCTGGCAGTCCAAGAAGCTGGCCGTGCCACACAGAGTGGAGAAGATACGGAGGCTAGAACATGGGGAGCCTGTGCTGGCCACGGCCGTCAGCAGCTTCACGCGGCACGCCTTCACCTGTGGCAGGGGCGGCGTCAAGGTGTGGAGCCTGGTCGGCCAGGTGGTGGAGGCCAGGTTTCCGGAGAGCTACCTGCGtgtacag ACCCAGGGGGCCTACCTGCGCACCTGCTTGCTGTTCTCAAACAGCACGGCCCTGCTGACGGGCGGCCACAACCTGACCAGCGTGAGCCTGTGGGACCTGACGGCACCTTCCCTGTACGTGAGAGCAGAGCTGCCCTGTGCAGGCCTCACCTGCCAGGCCCTGGCCGCCAGCCCTGAGGACAACCTGGCCTTTGCCGGTTTCACCGATGGCAGCGTCAGGATCTGGGACCTGCGGAACCAGAGTGTGGTCAG GGACCTGCCGGGTCACCTGAACGGTGCCAAGAGCATCGCTGTCAAAGACCAGCACATCTGGACAGGGGGTCTGGACGCCTGCCTGCGGTGCTGGGACCTGAGGACCACTGGGGAGCCCCAGGAATACCAGTTCGAGTCTCAG ATAATGAgcctgtcccccagcccctgggaggaCTGGGTGCTGGTGGGCACAGCCAACGGCCAGCAGTGGCTGCAGCCCAGCCTTGGGGGCCAGAAGCACATGGTGGGGTGTAAGGACGGCACCATCCTCGGTCTCAAGTTCTCCCCGCTGG GCCAGTGGTGGGTGAGCGTGGGGACGGACAACCTGGTCAGCGTCTTCAGCATGCCCATGGGGACCACAGTGGTCCAG GTACCCGAGACATCCTCCATCATGTGCTGCGACGTGTCCCCCAGCAACCACCTGATCGTCACGGGGTCCAGGGACCATGCCTCAGTGTACCAGATCACATACTGA
- the TLE2 gene encoding transducin-like enhancer protein 2 isoform X2, with protein MYPQGRHPTPLQSGQPFKFSILEICDRIKEEFQFLQAQYHSLKLECEKLASEKTEMQRHYVMYYEMSYGLNIEMHKQAEIVKRLSGICAQIIPFLTQEHQQQVLQAVERAKQVTVGELNSLIGQQLQPLSHHAPPVPLTPRPAGLVGGSATGLLALSGALAAQAQLAAVAKEDRTGVEAEGSRVERAPSRSASPSPPESVAEEERPSGPGGNGKQRAEEKDLSGPYESDEDKSDYNLVVDEDQPSEPPSPATTPCGKAPICIPARRDLVDSPASLASSLGSPLPRTKELVLNDLPAGTPASKSSDSSPPQDASTPGPSSASHLRQLAAKPAPSTDSIALRSPLTLSSPFTTSFSLGSHSALNGDLSVPSSYVSLHLSPQVSGSVMYGRSPMMAFESHPHLRGSSISSSLPTIPGGKPAYSFHVSADGQMQPVPFPSDALVGAGIPRHARQLHTLAHGEVVCAVTISGTTQHVYTGGKGCVKVWDVGQPGAKTPVAQLDCLNRDNYIRSCKLLPDGRSLIVGGEASTLSIWDLAAPTPRIKAELTSSAPACYALAVSPDAKVCFSCCSDGNIVVWDLQNQTMVRQFQGHTDGASCIDISDYGTRLWTGGLDNTVRCWDLREGRQLQQHDFSSQIFSLGHCPNQDWLAVGMESSNVEILHVRKPEKYQLHLHESCVLSLKFASCGRWFVSTGKDNLLNAWRTPYGASIFQSKESSSVLSCDISGNNKYIVTGSGDKKATVYEVVY; from the exons ATGTACCCCCAGGGAAGGCACCCG ACCCCGCTTCAGTCCGGCCAGCCCTTCAAGTTCTCAATCTTGGAGATCTGCGACCGCATCAAAGAAGAATTCCAGTTTCTTCAGGCTCAGTACCACAG CCTCAAGCTGGAGTGTGAGAAGTTGGccagtgagaagacagaaatgcAGCGACATTATGTCATG TACTATGAAATGTCCTACGGGCTCAACATTGAAATGCATAAGCAG GCTGAGATTGTGAAGCGCCTCAGTGGTATCTGTGCTCAGATTATCCCCTTCCTGACGCAGGAG caccaACAGCAGGTCCTGCAGGCCGTGGAGCGGGCCAAGCAGGTGACCGTGGGGGAGCTGAACAGCCTCATCGGC cagcagctccagcCACTGTCGCACCACGCCCCCCCTGTGCCCCTCACCCCTCGCCCGGCTGGGCTGGTGGGCGGCAGTGCTACGGGGCTGCTGGCCCTGTCGGGAGCCCTGGCCGCCCAGGCTCAGCTGGCCGCGGTTGCCAAGGAGGACCGGACAGGCGTGGAGGCCGAGGGGTCCAGAG TGGAGAGAGCCCCGAGCAGG AGTGCATCCCCCTCACCCCCAGAGAGTGTGGCGGAAGAGGAGCGACCCAGCGGCCCGGGTGGCAATGGGAAGCAGAGAGCGGAGGAGAAGGATCTGTCGGGACCTTAT GAGAGTGATGAGGACAAGAGCGATTACAACCTGGTGGTGGACGAG GACCAACCCTCCGAGCCCCCCAGCCCAGCAACCACCCCATGTGGAAAGGCACCCATCTGCATCCCTGCCCGTCGGGACCTGGTGGACAGTCCAGCCTCCTTGGCCTCCAGCCTTGGCTCACCGCTCCCCAGAACCAAGGAGCTCGTCTTG AACGATCTTCCTGCCGGCACCCCTGCCTCCAAGTCCTCAGACTCCTCCCCGCCCCAGGACGCGTCCACCCCTGGGCCCAGCTCCGCCAGTCACCTCCGCCAGCTCGCGGCCAAGCCAGCACCTTCCACGGACAGTATTG CCCTGAGGAGTCCCCTGACCCTTTCCAGTCCCTTCACCACATCCTTCAGCCTGGGCTCCCACAGCGCCCTTAATGGGGACCTCTCTGTGCCCAGCTCCTACGTCAGCCTCCACCTGTCCCCCCAGGTCAGCGGCTCTGTGATGTATGGACGCTCCCCCATG ATGGCATTTGAGTCTCATCCACATCTCCGAGGGTCGTCCATCtcttcctccctgcccaccaTCCCCGGGGGAAAGCC GGCGTACTCCTTCCATGTGTCTGCGGACGGGCAGATGCAGCCGGTGCCCTTCCCTTCTGACGCGCTGGTGGGCGCCGGCATCCCGCGGCACGCGCGGCAGCTGCACACGCTGGCGCACGGCGAGGTGGTCTGCGCGGTCACCATCAGCGGCACCACgcagcatgtgtacacgggcggCAAGGGCTGTGTGAAGGTGTGGGACGTGGGCCAGCCGGGCGCCAAGACGCCAGTGGCTCAGCTGGACTGCCTG aaCCGGGACAACTACATTCGTTCCTGCAAGCTGCTGCCGGACGGCCGGAGTCTGATAGTGGGTGGTGAGGCCAGCACCTTGTCCATCTGGGACCTGGCGGCCCCCACCCCTCGCATCAAGGCGGAGCTGACCTCCTCGGCGCCCGCCTGCTACGCCCTGGCCGTCAGCCCCGACGCCAAGGTCTGCTTTTCCTGCTGCAGCGACGGCAACATCGTGGTCTGGGACCTGCAGAACCAGACCATGGTCAG GCAATTCCAGGGCCACACGGATGGGGCCAGCTGCATCGACATTTCTGATTACGGCACTCGGCTCTGGACAGGGGGCCTGGACAACACCGTGCGCTGCTGGGACCTGCGGGAGGGCCGCCAGCTGCAGCAGCATGACTTCAGCTCCCAG ATTTTttccctgggccactgccccaACCAGGACTGGCTGGCGGTTGGCATGGAGAGCAGCAACGTGGAGATCCTGCACGTCCGAAAGCCCGAGAAATACCAGCTGCATCTTCACGAGAGCTGTGTGCTCTCCCTCAAATTTGCCTCCTGTG GGCGGTGGTTCGTGAGCACCGGCAAAGACAACCTGCTCAATGCCTGGAGGACGCCGTACGGAGCCAGCATCTTCCAG TCCAAGGAGTCATCCTCCGTGCTGAGCTGTGACATCTCCGGGAATAACAAATACATCGTGACAGGCTCTGGGGACAAGAAGGCCACCGTGTATGAGGTGGTCTACTGA